GGCGGCTGGCGACCGCGAGCGTGCGCGACCTGTACGCCGAGGGGGACCTGCACGCCGACGAGGTCGGTGGGGACTTCGCCGCCGACAGCGAGCGACTGGGGGCCGCGACGGCCTCCGTGCACGCCGACATGGCCGCGGTGCTGCCCACCGAGGACGCCGGCCCCGAGTGGTTCGCCACGGTCGCCCGGCAGATGACCGAACGGCTCGAGGCCGCCGTCGAGGTGGTGCCGCAGCTGGCCGAGCACGCCGACGGCCTGCGCGCGGTGTACGCCGCGGTGGTCGGCAGCGGCGAGCGCGTCGTCCGCCAGCGGGTGCACGGCGACCTGCACCTGGGCCAGGTGCTGCGCACCACCACCGGGTGGATCGTGCTGGACTTCGAGGGCGAGCCGGCCCGTCCGCTGGCCGACCGCCGCGAGCTGGACAGTCCGCTGCGCGACGTCGCCGGGGTGCTGCGCAGCTTCGACTACGCCGCCCGGCACATGCTGGTCGAGCAGCCGGGTGATCCCCAGCGCGCATACCGCGCGCAGGAGTGGGCAGAGCGCAACCGCAGCGCCTTCTGCGCGGGCTACGCGGCCGCGAGCGGGACGGACTCCTGCGGCGACAGCCCGTTGCTGCGGGCGTTCGAGGCGGACAAGGCCGTCTACGAGTGCGTCTACGAGGCGCGCAACCGCCCGCACTGGCTGATGATCCCGCTGCAGTCGCTGTCCCGGCTCACCGCCGCGGGCCAGTGAGCGCGCGGCACGACCACCGATCCACCGGCAGGGAAGAGGACCGCGAGCGATGACAGCCCCGGACGACACGACCGGCGAGAGCAGCAACCAGCCCAAGACCCGCGACGAGCTGACCGCCGCCGTGGAGGAGAAGACGGCCGCGGCGCAGGCGGCCGAGGACGAGCCGATCGTGAACGCGGCCAGGCCCGCACCACGCGACGAGGACCAGGGCGAGGTCGTGGCCGAGCGGGGCGGGACGGCCACGCCCGTGGTCGCCCCCGCGCCGATCGCCGAGCCCGGCAGCCCCACCGGGACACCGGCCGGCCAGCCGGAACCGCCGAGCACCGATCCCGCCGAGCCCAGCACCCCCCAGGCACCGGACGAGGCTGACGACCGATGACGTCCCCGGACGAGACCGCGCGCACCACCGGCGCCGCCCCGACCGACGCCGTCCCGGCGCGCAAGCGGGCCGCGACGGAGAAGGCACCCGCCAAGAAGGCACCCGTCAAGAAGGCACCGGCCGAGAAGGCACCGGCGAAGAAGGCACCCGCGAAGAGGGCGACGGCCGGGCAGGCCGCGGACGAGGCCACCGGCACCACGGCGGGCGCGAGGAAGCGGAAGGCCCCCGGGACGACGGGCACCGCGGGGACGCAGCGTGACGTCGTCATCGAGCAGGGCGGCGCCGTGGTCGCCGCGGCACCGGCCGGGGAGGGCCCGGCCGTGGAGGGCGCCGCCCAGCACGACGCCCCGGCCGAGGTCTCCGAGGAGCAGCTGCGCGCCGTCGTGGACGGCTGGTCGCACGCCCCGCACAGCGTGCTGGGCGCCCACCCGGCGCGGGACGGCTGGGTGGTCCGGACACTGCGGCCCGACGCGGTCTCCGCGACCGTCGTCGACGAGGACGGCTCCCGGTACGACGCCACCCGCGTGCACGACGGCGGGGTCTTCGCCGCCCACCTGCCGGAGCAGCCCGGGGACTACCGCATCGAGGTCGGTTATGGCGACGGCCAGGGCGGCACGACCAGCTTCGTCGTCGACGACCCCTACCGGTGGCTGCCCACCGTGGGCGAGGTCGACCAGCACCTGATCCGCGAGGGTCGCCACGAGCGGCTCTGGGAGGTGCTCGGTGCGCACGTCCGGCGCTACGACACCCCCGGCGGCCCGGTCGCGGGCGTCTCCTTCGCCGTCTGGGCGCCCAACGCGCAGGGCGTGCGGGTGACCGGGGACTTCGACTACTGGGAGGCCCGCGCCTACCCGCTGCGGTCGCTGGGCTCCTCCGGCGTCTGGGAGGTGTTCATCCCGGGCGTCGCGGTGGGCACCAAGTACCGCTACCACGTGCTCGGCCGCGACGGCGTGTGGCGGCACAAGGCCGACCCGCTGGCCTTCGAGACCGAGGTGCCGCCGCTCACCGCCTCGGTCGTCACCGAGTCCCGGCACGAGTGGCAGGACGACGCCTGGCTGGCCGAGCGGGCCCGCGGCGGCTGGCACGAGCGGCCGATGAGCGTGTACGAGGTGCACGCGGGGTCCTGGCGGCAGGGCCTGTCCTACCGGCAGCTGGCCGACGAGCTGGTCGACTACGTCGTCGAGCACGGCTTCACCCACATCGAGTTCATGCCGCTGGCCGAGCACCCCTTCGGCGGCTCGTGGGGCTACCAGGTCACCTCCTACTACGCGCCCACCGCCCGCTTCGGCAGCCCGGACGACCTGCGGTACCTGGTCGACCGGGCGCACCAGGCCGGCATCGGGGTCATCGTGGACTGGGTACCCGCCCACTTCCCCAAGGACGACTGGGCGCTGGCCCGCTTCGACGGCACCCCGCTCTACGAGCACGGCGACCCGCGCCGTGGCGAGCAGCTGGACTGGGGCACCTACGTCTTCGACTTCGGCCGCTCGGAGGTCCGCAACTTCCTCGTCGCCAACGCGCTGTACTGGTGCAAGGAGTTCCACGTCGACGGCATCCGGGTCGACGCGGTCGCCTCGATGCTCTACCTGGACTACTCGCGCGACGAGTGGGTGCCCAACGTGCACGGCGGGCGGGAGAACCTCGAGGCGATGGCGTTCCTGCAGGAGATGAACGCCACCGTGTACCGCGAGGTGCCCGGCGTGGTCACCATCGCCGAGGAGTCGACGGCCTGGCCCGGGGTCACCCGGCCCACCCACCTGGGCGGCCTGGGGTTCGGCTTCAAGTGGAACATGGGCTGGATGCACGACTCGCTGGGGTACGTGTCCAAGGAGCCGGTGCACCGCAGCTACCACCACGGCCAGATGACGTTCTCGATGATCTACGCCTACTCCGAGAACTACGTGCTGCCGATCAGCCACGACGAGGTCGTGTACGGCAAGGGCTCGCTGGTGCGGAAGATGCCCGGCGACCGGTGGCAGCAGCTGGCCAACCTGCGGGCCTACCTGGCCTACATGTGGGCCCACCCCGGCAAGCAGCTGCTGTTCATGGGCTCGGAGTTCGCCCAGGACGCCGAGTGGGCCGAGAGCCGCTCGCTGGACTGGTGGCACCTGGAGGACCCCGCCCACCGCGGCGTCCTGCAGCTGGTCACCGACCTCAACGCCCGGTACCGGGAGACCGCCGCCCTGTGGTCCCAGGACGTCGACCCCGCGGGGTTCCAGTGGATCGACGCGAACGACGCGTCGGGCAACGTGCTCTCCTTCCTGCGCTTCGGCCGCTCCGGTGAGGAGGCCACGCCGACACTGGCCTGCGTGGCCAACTTCGCCGGCGCCCCCCACGAGCGGTACCGGATCGGCCTGCCCCGGCCGGGACGGTGGCGCGAGGTGCTCAACACCGACGCCGAGGGCTACGGCGGTGCCGGTGTCGGCAACCTGGGCGGCATCGAGGCCGTCGAGGAACCGTGGCACGGCCAGCCGTGCTCGGCGACGCTGACCGCCCCGGCGTTGGGCACCGTCTGGTTCGTGCACTCGGACTGAGAGACCCGCACGGCCCGCCCGTTCCCTCCGGGCGCGGCCGGTGCGCCCCGATGGGACGATCCGGGGGACATGCCTGCCTCATCCCCGCGACGCGCGGCCGTGGCGCTGCTGGCCACGGCCGCGCTGCTCGTCCTGTCCGGCTGCTCCTACGTCGTCGTCGGCCTGCCGAGTGCGGCCCAGGCGCCGGCCTCGGACCTCCCGGCCGCCGAGCTGACCGTCGTCGGCGCCACCGACGGGCCCGTGGACACACTGGCGCGCAACGCGCTGGCCGACCTGGAGACCTACTGGGCCCAGCAGTTCCCGGAGGTCTTCGGTCAGGACTTCGTGCCGCTGGCGGGCGGCTACTTCAGCGTCGACCCCGACGACGTCGACCCCGGCGCGTACCCGCAGGGCATCGGCTGCGGCTCGGACCCGCGGGAGGTCGGGGGCAACGCGTTCTACTGCCAGGCCACCGACGCCCCGAACTCCGACTCGATCAGCTACGACCGGGCCTTCCTCGGTGAGCTCGCCGAGCAGTACGGCCGGTTCATCCCCGCGCTGGTGATGGCCCACGAGTTCGGGCACGCGGTGCAGGGCCGGGTGGGCTACCCCGACTTCTCCATCTCCGTGGAGACCCAGGCCGACTGCTTCGCCGGCGCCTGGACGGCGTGGGTCGCGAACGGGCAGGGCGAGCACTCCCAGATCCGCGCGCCCGAGCTGGACGAGGTGCTGGCCGGCTACCTGCTGCTGCGCGACCCGGTGGGCACCAGCATCACCACCGAGGCGGCGCACGGCTCCTACTTCGACCGCATCTCGGCGTTCCAGGAGGGCTTCGACGCCGGCGCGACCGTCTGCCGTGACGAGTTCGACGCCGAGCGGGCCCTACACCCAGAGCGCCTTCACCGACCCGGACGACGCCGCCAGCGGCGGAAACGCGCCCCTCCAGCTGGCCCAGCGGTTCGCCGCCGACGGCCTGTCGGAGTTCTGGACCCTCGCCTTCGACCAGGTCTTCGCGGAGACCTTCACCCCGCCGTCGGTCCAGCCGTTCGCCGGTACCGCCCCGGACTGCGCCGCCGAGGACCTCGACCTGGTGTTCTGCCCCGAGGAGGACCTGGTCGGCTACGACGTCGAGGACCTGGTCGGCCCGGCCTACGAGCAGCTGGACAACGCCGACTACGCCGTCATCACCGCCACCTCGCTGCCCTACGCGCTGGCCGCCCGCGAGCAGCTGGGGCTGTCCACGGACGACGAGCCGGCCATCCGCTCAGCGGTGTGCCTCACCGGGTGGTTCTCCGCCGCCTTCTTCGACAACCAGCTGGAGGCCGCCGAGATCTCCCCCGGCGACATCGACGAGGCCGCCCAGTTCCTGCTCGCCTACGGCACCGACCCCTCGGTGGTGCCGGACGTGCAGCTCAGCGGCTTCCAGCTGGTCGACCTGTTCCGCAACGGCTTCTTCCAGGGCGCCGCCGCCTGCGACGTGGGGGTCTAGTAGAGCGCGAGCGTGAGCTGGCGGCGCGCCGCGGCGACCCGCGGGTCCTGGTCGCCGACGACGCCGAAGAGCTCCACCAGGTGTCGG
This window of the Geodermatophilus sp. DSM 44513 genome carries:
- a CDS encoding maltokinase N-terminal cap-like domain-containing protein — its product is MTALTGLFRDWIPSQRWFGGKGREWAGVDEESFFLDRSHPVLSIHRVTVTYADGGTDTYLVPLSWRDHPVDELAAALIGTVPHENGENYAYDAMRDREATATWLTHLAEGASVGPMRFVPGESAQIPVGLPGDIVSTEQSNTSLVYGQEAILKLFRRLEPGLNPDVEVHDALRRTDNPHIAPLLGHAEIDHDRDADTPPATVLMLQRFVPNASDGWRLATASVRDLYAEGDLHADEVGGDFAADSERLGAATASVHADMAAVLPTEDAGPEWFATVARQMTERLEAAVEVVPQLAEHADGLRAVYAAVVGSGERVVRQRVHGDLHLGQVLRTTTGWIVLDFEGEPARPLADRRELDSPLRDVAGVLRSFDYAARHMLVEQPGDPQRAYRAQEWAERNRSAFCAGYAAASGTDSCGDSPLLRAFEADKAVYECVYEARNRPHWLMIPLQSLSRLTAAGQ
- the glgB gene encoding 1,4-alpha-glucan branching protein GlgB, which produces MTSPDETARTTGAAPTDAVPARKRAATEKAPAKKAPVKKAPAEKAPAKKAPAKRATAGQAADEATGTTAGARKRKAPGTTGTAGTQRDVVIEQGGAVVAAAPAGEGPAVEGAAQHDAPAEVSEEQLRAVVDGWSHAPHSVLGAHPARDGWVVRTLRPDAVSATVVDEDGSRYDATRVHDGGVFAAHLPEQPGDYRIEVGYGDGQGGTTSFVVDDPYRWLPTVGEVDQHLIREGRHERLWEVLGAHVRRYDTPGGPVAGVSFAVWAPNAQGVRVTGDFDYWEARAYPLRSLGSSGVWEVFIPGVAVGTKYRYHVLGRDGVWRHKADPLAFETEVPPLTASVVTESRHEWQDDAWLAERARGGWHERPMSVYEVHAGSWRQGLSYRQLADELVDYVVEHGFTHIEFMPLAEHPFGGSWGYQVTSYYAPTARFGSPDDLRYLVDRAHQAGIGVIVDWVPAHFPKDDWALARFDGTPLYEHGDPRRGEQLDWGTYVFDFGRSEVRNFLVANALYWCKEFHVDGIRVDAVASMLYLDYSRDEWVPNVHGGRENLEAMAFLQEMNATVYREVPGVVTIAEESTAWPGVTRPTHLGGLGFGFKWNMGWMHDSLGYVSKEPVHRSYHHGQMTFSMIYAYSENYVLPISHDEVVYGKGSLVRKMPGDRWQQLANLRAYLAYMWAHPGKQLLFMGSEFAQDAEWAESRSLDWWHLEDPAHRGVLQLVTDLNARYRETAALWSQDVDPAGFQWIDANDASGNVLSFLRFGRSGEEATPTLACVANFAGAPHERYRIGLPRPGRWREVLNTDAEGYGGAGVGNLGGIEAVEEPWHGQPCSATLTAPALGTVWFVHSD